The following is a genomic window from Balneolaceae bacterium.
TGATCAAAACTATCATAAATCTTAATTAACATTATTAGAGGGCTTTGAAATACCGGTATATTTCGACTTCGCTCCGCTGCGCTCAATAGGACGTCAGTTTGAGCGCAATGAGAAGGTACGACGAATGAAGTCGAAAACAAATGGTTGGTTCTGCAAAGCCCTCTATTAACAACTCTATAAAAAAACTCAAAAAGTAAGATAAATCAGAATTGATATAAAAAAGGCCTGCCATATAATGACAGGCCTTTGACCAGTATTATTAAGTTATGTATGAAAGGATTAGTATGCTGGATCCTGTGTCAATGCATCTTGAATATCAAGCTGGCTTTGTGGTAGTGGCCAATAGTCATCTCTATCAGAATCATAACTCGCCCCCTGCATAAAAGTTCTAAACTCACTATCCTCAGCTATGTAATTATTTAGCACTTCATCAGCTATACCCCAGCGTCTAAGTTGGAAAAACCGCTGACCTTCAGTCGCAAATTCAAGCCTATGCTCAAGTCGAACTGCTTTTCGAGCTTCTTCCTGCGAAGTAAACGCAGGATAAGGCTCAATATGATAGTTTGCCGCAGGTTGATTCCAATCGATATCTTCTTCCGCTGGTTGAGAGTCTAATGTATAGTCAGTAACACGTCCCATAACATAGTTACTGTTTTTAGCTCTTGTTCGGATTTGATTAACGAGTTGTCTCGCTTCTTCAAGTTCACCATCTTCTACATGGATTTCTGCTCTCCATAACAATACATGGGCATAACGAATTGCGCGGAAGTTACGCGGACTATCGAATCCACCACCTGCTGAATTACCACTAAATTCAGCCAGATAGAAGAATTTTTTAGTCATGTAAGGTCCACCATTACTTTGGGCTCGAATCCAATCATGCGCCTAGCATGGATACCATGCCCCATATAATCAACTCCTCGGCGGGCTAATTGTATAATCCACTCGTGGGATCAAGTAACATGATCAGTCGGTACAAATTCTTCGGCACTTCCCAAGCCCATATCATTGGCTAATGGATCGCGATCTTCTACGTCCAATACAGGCAGGCCGTTTTCAGTTGTTTGGAATGCTTCAAATAAATTTTGAGAAGGTTGATAAAATCCCCAACCAACACCGGCCGGACCTGCTTGATGTGCTGCTGGTCCACCTAGTAAAAGGTGATTTTCAACACCATTCTTGCGCAGTGGCTTGTATCTCAAAAATAGACTCGGCATTGTTTTCGGTATCCTGTCTGAAATTATCATCATAATTACCAACTAATTGAAAAGCTCCACTGTTAATAATTGCATCAAGTATTGGTTGTGCCTCATTTAACTCATTCTGAAACATATGAGCCTTAGCTTTTGCCGCCATTGCTGCATACATATCAGCTCTTCCAACATCACCATTTGGAGGTTCAGGACCTAAATTGTCGATTGCAAATTGAAAATCTGCCTCGATATCATCCCAACCCTCAGAATCATTAGGGACTTCACTGGGTGCTATATCTCCTAATTCAGCTGCAGTTTTGATATAAGGAATATTTTCAAAAACAATTGTTGCTTTAAAGTGATACCAAGCTCGCAGAAATTTAGCCTCAGCTTCAATCTCGGTTGCTCGGCTTTCAGACATGGCTGCTTCACTTTCTTGCAGGTTTGCGAGTATAGTTAATACTTCATTTGCTCGCGCGACTCCATTATATGTGTCTTCCCATCTTTGATCCATATACGCATTTGATGGATTCGACTCATACCTTTCTACATCATTAAAGGGGGATTGATCTCCAAATGTTGTTCCTTTGTAGGTATTATCAGAAGTTGCTGAACCCCAGACATAATCTACAGCCATTTCACCTCCAAATGTCGCATTTCCATTTAGCATATCGTATGCACCAATCAATAGTGATTCAACTGCCAGTGGGAGTTGTCATTACGGTTCCTGAAGCCTGTCCAGGCGGTTCGTTCATCAAAAAGTTATCGTCGCAGGATGGCAAAAATGTAATTGCTCCAATTATTATGATAACTATGAATAAATTAAATAATTTTGTGTATTTCATAATTTAGTTTTTAAAATTGTTAATAATGATTTTTTGAGCCGGTTAGTTATAAAGATACATCTACTCCAAACATAAGTCGTCTGCTTGAAGGCCATGCACCTCTGTCAATGCCCCTATTTGCTCCGTCAGTATTAACTTCTGGATCTAAACCAGAATATCCCGTTATAGTAAAGAGATTTGTTCCCTGTACATATAATCGAATATTTCTCACATTCTGCATGTTTAACACATTGTTCAGATCGTAACCTAAGCGTAACTGTTCCATTCGCAAATACGATGCATCTTCAACGAAATAAGTGGAAGGTAACTGACTATTACTGTCATTTCCTTCTATTTTTGGCATCTTTGCATTTTCATTATTATCCAAGTGCGGACTTCCCCACGAATTATAAAGCCTTCTTGTACTCCTATTCCCTTGAAATTGATTAAAATCAATCCAACGTCTTACATAGTTAACCATATCATTTCCATAACTGGCATATAAGAGTGTAGAAGCTGAAAATCCTTTATAGTCAAAGGAAAGCGTTAAGCCTGCTGTGAAATCGGGGTGTGGATCTCCTATATAGGTTCTGTCATCAGCATTAATGACTCCGTCACCGTTCACATCTCGATATTTAAATCGACCTTCTTCATTATATCCTCCAAATGCTTCTGGATGGCTATCCGCTTCTGCCTGGGTCTGAAAAATGCCATCAACAACATACCCGTAAAATTCAGGAAATTGAGTTCCTGTTTCAGCCTGGGTATAGAAATTTTCACGAAATGAAGATTCCCGAAGTACTTCTTCAGCCTGAGAAGAAAGTTGATTTATTTCGTTTTTATATCGGGATATATTAAAGCTGAAACCATACTGTAATTCATCACTCGTTGCAGTATTGGTATAGCCCACTTCAAAATCTATACCATTATTTTCCATCTCACCAACATTAATAGAAGGTGCAGAAGCTTGTCCCAAAATGTATGGTATCTGTTGCGGAAAGAGCATGTCTTCCGTGACTCTATTCCAAAAATCAACACTAAATTCCCAGTTCTCAAAAATAATTGCATCGAGACCTACGTTAGTGGTTGTTGTAATTTCCCATGCTACATTTGGGTTACCTAAACTTGCTTGATAAAAGCCTGCGCTACCTGCCCCTGTATTACCCCCGCTTATTGGATAAAAGGAGTTGTCTTGGGCTGATCCATACGTTGTAAAGGAATTATAATTACCAATTCGGTCATTACCTACTTGACCGTATCCAACACGGAGCATTAAGTTATCCAACCAATTGTCTGTAGACGACATAAAGTCTTCATTCGTTACTCGCCAAGCAAGAGACGCTGCTGGAAATACCCCATATCGGTTTTCTTCACCAAATCGAGATGATCCATCTCGCCTGACAACTGCTTCTAACAGATATTTATTATT
Proteins encoded in this region:
- a CDS encoding SusC/RagA family TonB-linked outer membrane protein, which translates into the protein MDLLKLLTSAGNGTGPNTAEYTNTFAGVHDVTVLAGVEAIQNNYRCRNASRIDFFSRDPDYMQLGSGAQSQQNDGSFSQWNLFSTFGRVSYTYNNKYLLEAVVRRDGSSRFGEENRYGVFPAASLAWRVTNEDFMSSTDNWLDNLMLRVGYGQVGNDRIGNYNSFTTYGSAQDNSFYPISGGNTGAGSAGFYQASLGNPNVAWEITTTTNVGLDAIIFENWEFSVDFWNRVTEDMLFPQQIPYILGQASAPSINVGEMENNGIDFEVGYTNTATSDELQYGFSFNISRYKNEINQLSSQAEEVLRESSFRENFYTQAETGTQFPEFYGYVVDGIFQTQAEADSHPEAFGGYNEEGRFKYRDVNGDGVINADDRTYIGDPHPDFTAGLTLSFDYKGFSASTLLYASYGNDMVNYVRRWIDFNQFQGNRSTRRLYNSWGSPHLDNNENAKMPKIEGNDSNSQLPSTYFVEDASYLRMEQLRLGYDLNNVLNMQNVRNIRLYVQGTNLFTITGYSGLDPEVNTDGANRGIDRGAWPSSRRLMFGVDVSL
- a CDS encoding RagB/SusD family nutrient uptake outer membrane protein encodes the protein MRAQSNGGPYMTKKFFYLAEFSGNSAGGGFDSPRNFRAIRYAHVLLWRAEIHVEDGELEEARQLVNQIRTRAKNSNYVMGRVTDYTLDSQPAEEDIDWNQPAANYHIEPYPAFTSQEEARKAVRLEHRLEFATEGQRFFQLRRWGIADEVLNNYIAEDSEFRTFMQGASYDSDRDDYWPLPQSQLDIQDALTQDPAY
- a CDS encoding RagB/SusD family nutrient uptake outer membrane protein, coding for MIGAYDMLNGNATFGGEMAVDYVWGSATSDNTYKGTTFGDQSPFNDVERYESNPSNAYMDQRWEDTYNGVARANEVLTILANLQESEAAMSESRATEIEAEAKFLRAWYHFKATIVFENIPYIKTAAELGDIAPSEVPNDSEGWDDIEADFQFAIDNLGPEPPNGDVGRADMYAAMAAKAKAHMFQNELNEAQPILDAIINSGAFQLVGNYDDNFRQDTENNAESIFEIQATAQEWC